A region from the Benincasa hispida cultivar B227 chromosome 8, ASM972705v1, whole genome shotgun sequence genome encodes:
- the LOC120082877 gene encoding phytochrome E, whose amino-acid sequence MEKNRSAERGMAAFSSSADSNTRARPTTTTISTDNRLAALVQYNADAGLLNQFELSDASGESFNYSRSVLEAPVSVPEEQITAYLSKIQRGRLVQSFGCLLAIEESSFKIVSFSENCFELLGLSDQFGSAKGKGLIGVDMRALFTPSSGASLAKAASSREISMLNPVWVYSRTTQKPFYAILHRIDVGIVVDLEPARSVDPALSVAGAVQSQKLAVRAISRLQALPSGDIGVLCDTVVEDVQKLTGYDRVMVYKFHDDEHGEVVSEIRRSDLEPYLGLHYPAIDIPQAARFLFKQNRIRMICDCHAKPVQVIQSDELKQPLCLVNSTLRAPHSCHLQYMANMSSLASLAMAIIMNSDDSPTRLWGLVVCHHTSPRYVPFPLRYACEFLMQAFGLQLYMELQLALQLTEKKILKTQTLLCDMLLRGSPYAVLSQSPSIMDLVKCDGAALYYNGACCLLGVTPTEAQVKDLAEWILNNHGDSTGLSTDSLADVGYPEAASLGNAVCGMAAARITSKDFLFWSRSHVAKEIQWGGAKHRPDDKDDCGRMHPRSSFKAFLEVAKSRSLSWEVQEINAIHSLQLIMRESFSNATDSNSKAEISVQLSDAEIQDINELSSVACEMVRLIETATVPIFGVDSSGLINGWNAKISELVGLQSGEAMGKSLVNEIVHEDSRGTVEDLLFSALQGKEDKNVELKLRSFGTDKEKLNVYIIVNACTSRDYTNKVVGVCFVGQDLTSEKGVMDKFIRLQGDYKTIIESLSPLIPPMFVSDENGYCCEWTIAMEKLTGWNKNEVIGKMLVGEIFGNLCRLKGLDTLTRFMIILYQGISGEVTEKFPLGFFNKDGNYVDVLLTSNKRIDAEGKAIGCICFLQIVEPNLHGVLEGLGTSDRESILEHKELSFLKHEMKNPLNGLRFTHELIENSGITENQKLFLDTSDACERQIRTIIEDMDFRSLEGGLSSCQVEIKREEFVFGSVLDAIICQIMIVVRERNIQLFHEIPEEIKTLTLYGDQIKLQLVLSDFLLNVVQYAPVLDGWVEIKITSGLKLIQDGNEHIHLQIRMSHPGQGLPPELIQDMVGGQQWTSEQGLALNLSCRLLNKLNGNVRYVREQTKCYFLINLELKLRHPRGSMEATTSRRA is encoded by the exons ATGGAGAAGAATCGGAGTGCCGAAAGAGGAATGGCAGCGTTTTCTTCTTCAGCTGATAGCAATACTAGGGCTCGTCCTACCACCACCACCATTAGCACCGACAACAGACTTGCTGCACTTGTTCAATATAATGCCGATGCTGGTCTTTTGAACCAGTTTGAGCTCTCGGATGCATCTGGTGAGTCTTTTAATTATTCCAGATCAGTTCTTGAAGCTCCCGTGTCCGTACCTGAAGAACAAATTACTGCTTATTTGTCTAAGATTCAGAGGGGTCGGTTGGTTCAATCGTTTGGTTGTTTGCTTGCGATTGAAGAATCTAGTTTTAAGATTGTTAGCTTTAGTGAGAATTGTTTTGAATTACTAGGGCTAAGTGATCAATTTGGATCCGCAAAGGGGAAAGGTCTGATTGGGGTTGATATGAGAGCTTTGTTTACGCCTTCCTCTGGTGCTTCTTTGGCCAAAGCAGCTTCGTCTAGGGAGATTTCGATGTTGAATCCTGTTTGGGTTTATTCTAGGACTACCCAGAAGCCATTTTATGCTATATTGCATAGAATTGATGTGGGGATTGTTGTTGATTTAGAGCCTGCACGGTCTGTTGATCCTGCATTGTCGGTTGCAGGTGCTGTGCAGTCACAGAAACTTGCAGTTAGAGCGATTTCCAGGTTGCAGGCTCTACCTAGTGGTGATATTGGTGTTTTATGTGATACGGTTGTCGAAGATGTTCAAAAGCTTACAGGGTATGATAGAGTGATGGTGTATAAATTCCATGATGACGAACATGGTGAAGTAGTGTCAGAAATCAGAAGGTCAGACTTAGAGCCATACCTCGGTTTGCATTATCCTGCCATTGATATACCTCAAGCGGCTCGTTTTTTGTTTAAGCAAAATCGCATCAGGATGATTTGTGATTGCCACGCGAAGCCTGTGCAGGTCATTCAAAGTGATGAACTAAAGCAGCCTCTTTGTTTGGTGAATTCAACGTTAAGAGCACCACATAGCTGTCATTTGCAATACATGGCAAATATGAGTTCCTTAGCTTCATTAGCGATGGCAATAATCATGAACAGTGATGACTCACCAACAAGGCTATGGGGCCTGGTAGTGTGCCACCATACTTCTCCTCGATATGTCCCTTTCCCACTTCGTTATGCTTGCGAGTTTCTCATGCAAGCGTTTGGGCTGCAACTTTACATGGAACTTCAATTGGCATTACAATTAACAGAGAAAAAGATCCTCAAAACACAAACTTTACTTTGTGACATGCTTCTCCGAGGCTCCCCATATGCAGTCCTGTCTCAGTCTCCTAGTATAATGGATCTCGTGAAGTGCGATGGTGCTGCATTGTACTATAACGGGGCATGTTGTTTGTTAGGTGTAACTCCAACCGAAGCACAAGTCAAAGATCTTGCAGAGTGGATACTCAATAACCATGGGGATTCTACAGGGCTGAGCACAGATAGTTTGGCTGATGTTGGCTACCCTGAAGCTGCTTCACTAGGTAATGCGGTGTGTGGTATGGCAGCTGCAAGAATCACTTCAAAGGATTTCTTATTCTGGTCTAGGTCCCATGTTGCAAAGGAAATTCAATGGGGAGGAGCCAAGCATCGTCCGGATGATAAGGATGATTGTGGAAGAATGCATCCGAGATCATCATTTAAAGCATTTCTTGAAGTTGCAAAGAGTAGAAGTTTGTCTTGGGAAGTTCAAGAAATAAATGCTATTCACTCTTTGCAGCTCATAATGAGGGAGTCTTTTTCGAATGCTACGGACAGTAATTCTAAGGCAGAAATTTCTGTCCAGTTGAGTGATGCTGAGATCCAGGATATTAATGAACTCAGTTCAGTAGCTTGTGAAATGGTTAGGTTGATTGAAACAGCAACCGTTCCAATTTTTGGGGTTGACTCAAGTGGTTTGATCAATGGATGGAATGCTAAAATTTCTGAACTTGTGGGACTACAATCTGGAGAAGCTATGGGGAAATCTTTGGTTAATGAAATTGTTCATGAAGATTCACGTGGAACTGTGGAAGATTTACTTTTCTCTGCTCTGCAAG gtaaggaaGACAAAAATGTGGAGTTAAAACTGAGAAGTTTTGGAACTGATAAAGAAAAGTTGAACGTGTATATTATAGTTAATGCTTGCACAAGTAGAGATTACACAAACAAAGTTGTTGGAGTTTGCTTTGTTGGGCAAGATCTTACCTCTGAGAAAGGTGTGATGGATAAATTTATCCGTCTGCAGGGAGATTATAAGACTATTATTGAAAGTCTGAGTCCATTGATTCCTCCCATGTTTGTTTCAGACGAGAATGGTTACTGCTGTGAATGGACTATAGCCATGGAAAAACTTACTGGTTGGAACAAAAATGAAGTTATAGGAAAAATGCTAGTTGGGGAGATCTTTGGGAATTTGTGTAGGTTGAAAGGTCTAGATACCCTCACTAGGTTTATGATTATATTATATCAAGGTATTAGTGGTGAAGTAACCGAAAAGTTTCCATTAGGATTTTTCAACAAGGATGGGAATTATGTGGATGTGCTCTTAACATCGAACAAGAGAATTGATGCTGAAGGAAAAGCCATTGGTTGTATTTGCTTCTTGCAAATTGTTGAGCCCAACTTACATGGGGTCTTAGAAGGACTTGGGACAAGTGATAGAGAGAGCATTCTGGAGCATAAGGAGTTGAGCTTCTTAAAGCATGAGATGAAAAATCCTTTGAATGGACTCAGATTTACTCATGAACTCATTGAAAATTCTGGCATTACGGAAAACCAAAAACTCTTTCTTGATACTAGTGATGCATGCGAGAGGCAAATTAGGACAATAATAGAGGATATGGACTTCAGAAGTCTAGAAGGAGGGCTATCATCTTG CCAAGTAGAGATAAAGAGAGAAGAATTTGTCTTTGGGAGTGTTCTGGATGCCATTATCTGTCAAATTATGATTGTGGTCAGAGAGAGGAATATTCAACTTTTTCATGAAATTCCAGAAGAAATCAAAACATTAACTCTATATGGTGATCAAATTAAGCTTCAGTTGGTTTTGTCCGATTTCTTACTTAATGTAGTCCAGTATGCGCCTGTTCTGGATGGTTGGGTTGAAATCAAAATTACTTCTGGTTTGAAGCTTATACAAGATGGAAATGAACATATTCATTTGCAGATCAG AATGTCACATCCAGGTCAAGGTCTGCCTCCGGAACTAATCCAAGATATGGTTGGAGGACAACAGTGGACTTCAGAACAAGGCCTGGCCCTAAACTTGTCATGTAGACTTCTTAATAAATTGAACGGTAATGTTCGCTATGTTAGAGAGCAAACCAAATGTTACTTCCTCATTAATCTTGAACTCAAGTTAAGGCACCCAAGGGGGTCGATGGAAGCTACTACGAGTCGAAGGGCTTGA